The DNA window TTTGTGGCGATTGTGGGCGACCCCAGTGATCTTAGTCGGTCCGGTGGCGAATAACGCAACCGCAGCTAATGTTTGAACGGTATCGCTTATTTCGCCCATGTCGATTTCGATCCCTGAGAGCGACTTGCCAGTGACCGTGACCGAATTGGGCGTGTAATCGACTTCGCAGCCCATCTGAGCGAGCGCTTCGCAAAAACCGACGTCCCCTTGTAACGCATCCTTGGAAAGCCCCTCGACGGTTACTTTGCCGCCAGAAACGGCCGCCGCGCCCCAGAAATAACTCGCCGCCGAAGCATCGGGCTCGATCGCATAGGGGCGGGCCTGGTACTTCTGCTGGCCGGGAATCACGAAGCGATGGCAATCGTTTTCTTCCATTGTGGCCCCGAAGTCACGCATGATTTGCGTTGTCATCCGTACGTACGGCTGCGACACCAATTCGCCGTCGACCACTAGTTCCACTTCACCTTGAGCGTACGGGGCAGCCATCAATAGGCCGCTCAGATATTGGCTGCTAATGTTGCCCGCAATCTTCGCTTTGCCCCCTGGTAGCCCCTCGGCATTGACCAGCACCGGTGGGCAGGCATTGTCTTGCTCGGTGCGAATCGCGGCACCAAGCTGTTTGAGGGCTTCGATCAGGTCGCCAATCGGTCGCTCGCGCATGCGGGCAATCCCATCGAGTCGAAACTTGCCCTTCCCCAGGGTTGCCAGCGCCGTGAGAAACCGCATCGAGGTCCCGCTGTTGGCGATAAACATCTCGATGTTCTCGCCGGCGAACCGACCGCCGTTACCTTGCACGGTCAGCGTGTGCTGTGCGGCATTGTGATCGATTTTCACGCCAATGCGGCGGAGGCTATCGATCATGACTTCGGTATCTTCGCTTTCGAGCGCCCCGGTGAGCGTTGAGGTTCCTTCAGCCAGGGCAGCGATGATTAGCGCGCGGTTGGTCAGGCTTTTCGAACCGGGAGGACGAATCGAACCGGTAATCGGCCCACAGGGGGTAATCTCAATCTCAGAAACCACGATGCAACTTCGGCGAACAAGGGGAAACGACGGGGCCCCTCCTTCCAGGCGGAAAGAGGGGAAGGAGCTGAATCCCCTAGTTTACTTCTTCCCGGCGATTTTCCACAGATGGTGTTCCCCCTTCAAATACATCGCGTCGGCGGTCAGGGCAGGGGTGGCTTGGATGTTCTCGCCCATCTCGATCTCTTCGACGATCTTCCCCTTCTTGCCGGAGATATCGACGACAAAGACCGTGCCGTTGAAGTTCGCCGCATAGAGCTTCTCGCCAGCAATTACCGGCGAGGCCCAGAATGGGCCTTTCAGTCGCAAAGGCCACTCGATGTCTC is part of the Blastopirellula marina genome and encodes:
- the aroA gene encoding 3-phosphoshikimate 1-carboxyvinyltransferase — translated: MVSEIEITPCGPITGSIRPPGSKSLTNRALIIAALAEGTSTLTGALESEDTEVMIDSLRRIGVKIDHNAAQHTLTVQGNGGRFAGENIEMFIANSGTSMRFLTALATLGKGKFRLDGIARMRERPIGDLIEALKQLGAAIRTEQDNACPPVLVNAEGLPGGKAKIAGNISSQYLSGLLMAAPYAQGEVELVVDGELVSQPYVRMTTQIMRDFGATMEENDCHRFVIPGQQKYQARPYAIEPDASAASYFWGAAAVSGGKVTVEGLSKDALQGDVGFCEALAQMGCEVDYTPNSVTVTGKSLSGIEIDMGEISDTVQTLAAVALFATGPTKITGVAHNRHKETDRIGDLACELRKLGATVEELPDGMIITPGTLQPARIETYNDHRMAMSLALVGLKQPGVVILNPSCTSKTYPHFFEDLAKICGTA